A stretch of Myxococcus hansupus DNA encodes these proteins:
- a CDS encoding efflux RND transporter permease subunit, with translation MFTDFFIRRPVFSSVVSIIITLVGAISIPNLPIEQYPDLSLPVVQVTATYIGASAETVESAVTTVLERQLNGVEGMRYISSTSSNTGVSTITVTFDQSRNLDIAAVDVQNRVATASAQLPAAVNALGITITKAQTQLLIAFGLFDENGRYETGFLSNYADVFIRDALLRVDGVGDVRIFGERRFAMRLWLDPTELARRGLAATDVVNALRAQNVQIGAGQVGQPPAPPGQTYQFTVRVLGQLTTAEEFNNIVVQQGPDGSLVRLKDVGHAELGAENYGQLLRFNGHEGVGLGIFQLPGSNALKVREGVVAELERLEKNFPPGMRYARAFDTTAAVQASIEEVLQTLGEAILLVVLVIFIFLHGWRSVLVVATTLPVSLVGTFLFVNAFGFSINTLTLFGLTLATGLVVDDAIIVIENVERTMEQDNVGPREATHRGMKQVAGALVAIALVLSSVFVPVSFFPGTTGIIYRQFALTLAFSISLSALVALTLSPALCALLLRPHEGQKWKAFRMFDKGLDTFRDAYGRLLAKLIGPLRWPVVIAFALCLAGTFLVYRLTPAGFIPGEDQGYLIVAVQGPEGTSLDYTRQVLLQAEDVLRQQPEVADIFTVGGFSLLGTGVNYGTLFVNLHLWDERKRPDQSVAGLVERLRRPLLAIGGARVLPFEPPAIRGVGSVGGFEFVLEDQQGGRSLEQLAQTTDMLVARAGQDPGLRGVFSSYTANTPLLDVQVNREKALAMGVPLDGVFSTLQVYLGSQYVNDFTFASRVYRVYVQAAVPFRNEPRDIDALYVRSTRGEMVPLEALVQVRPITSAQNIQHYNLYRSATINGQAAPGSSSGQALDAMEAVARKSLPVGYTFEWTGLSQEQKEAGSSVLLIFGLGIVFVFLVLSAQYESFALPFVILLGVPVAMLGALGLQNLRGLQNDVFCQVGLVMLVGLASKNAILIVEFAEQLRHEGRSVGDAAIHSAQTRLRPILMTSFAFLMGVVPLMLASGAGASARKSLGTTVFGGMLLSTFVNLIFIPVLYVVLEGVRSRFRRHKGSPPVNPPTPQSA, from the coding sequence ATGTTCACGGACTTCTTCATCCGCCGTCCCGTCTTCTCCAGCGTGGTGTCCATCATCATCACGTTGGTGGGGGCCATCTCCATCCCCAACCTGCCCATCGAGCAGTACCCGGACCTGTCCCTGCCCGTGGTGCAGGTGACGGCGACGTACATTGGCGCGTCGGCGGAGACCGTGGAGAGCGCCGTCACCACCGTGTTGGAGCGCCAGCTCAACGGCGTGGAGGGCATGCGGTACATCTCCTCCACCAGCAGCAACACGGGCGTGAGCACCATCACCGTCACGTTCGACCAGAGCCGGAACCTGGACATCGCCGCGGTGGACGTCCAGAACCGCGTGGCCACCGCGTCCGCGCAGCTCCCGGCCGCGGTCAACGCGCTGGGCATCACCATCACCAAGGCGCAGACGCAGCTCCTCATCGCCTTCGGCCTGTTCGACGAGAACGGCCGCTACGAGACGGGCTTCCTCAGCAACTACGCGGACGTCTTCATCCGGGACGCGCTGCTGCGGGTGGACGGCGTCGGCGACGTGCGCATCTTCGGCGAGCGGCGCTTCGCCATGCGGCTGTGGCTGGACCCCACGGAGCTGGCGCGCCGGGGGCTCGCGGCAACGGACGTGGTGAACGCGCTGCGCGCGCAGAACGTCCAGATTGGCGCGGGTCAGGTGGGCCAGCCCCCCGCCCCTCCAGGCCAGACGTACCAGTTCACCGTGCGCGTGCTGGGGCAGCTCACCACCGCCGAGGAGTTCAACAACATCGTCGTGCAGCAGGGCCCGGACGGCTCGCTGGTGCGGCTGAAGGACGTGGGCCACGCGGAGCTGGGCGCGGAGAACTACGGACAGCTCCTGCGCTTCAATGGCCATGAAGGCGTGGGCCTGGGCATCTTCCAGCTCCCCGGCTCCAACGCGTTGAAGGTGCGCGAAGGCGTCGTGGCGGAGCTGGAGCGCCTGGAGAAGAACTTCCCGCCGGGCATGCGCTACGCGCGCGCCTTCGACACCACGGCGGCGGTGCAGGCCTCCATCGAGGAGGTGTTGCAGACGCTGGGCGAGGCCATCCTCCTGGTGGTGCTGGTCATCTTCATCTTCCTGCACGGCTGGCGCAGCGTGCTGGTGGTGGCCACCACGCTGCCCGTGTCCCTGGTGGGCACCTTCCTCTTCGTCAACGCGTTCGGCTTCTCCATCAACACGCTGACGCTCTTCGGCCTCACGCTGGCCACGGGCCTGGTGGTGGATGACGCCATCATCGTCATCGAGAACGTCGAGCGCACCATGGAGCAGGACAACGTGGGTCCGCGCGAGGCGACCCACCGGGGCATGAAGCAGGTGGCCGGCGCGCTGGTGGCCATCGCCCTGGTGCTGTCGTCGGTGTTCGTGCCCGTGTCCTTCTTCCCCGGGACGACGGGCATCATCTACCGGCAGTTCGCGCTCACCCTGGCCTTCTCCATCAGCCTCTCCGCGTTGGTGGCGCTCACGCTGTCCCCCGCGTTGTGTGCCCTGCTGCTGCGTCCGCACGAAGGCCAGAAGTGGAAGGCCTTCCGCATGTTCGACAAGGGGCTCGATACGTTCCGAGACGCCTACGGCCGGCTCCTGGCGAAGCTCATCGGGCCGCTGCGCTGGCCGGTGGTCATCGCCTTCGCGCTGTGTCTGGCCGGCACCTTCCTGGTGTACCGCCTCACGCCGGCGGGCTTCATCCCGGGCGAGGACCAGGGCTACCTCATCGTCGCCGTGCAGGGCCCGGAGGGCACCTCCCTGGACTACACGCGGCAGGTGCTGCTCCAGGCGGAGGACGTGTTGCGCCAGCAGCCGGAGGTGGCGGACATCTTCACCGTGGGCGGCTTCTCGCTGCTGGGCACCGGCGTCAACTACGGCACCCTCTTCGTCAACCTGCACCTCTGGGATGAACGCAAGCGACCGGACCAGAGCGTGGCGGGGCTGGTGGAGCGGCTCCGGCGCCCGCTGCTGGCCATTGGCGGCGCGCGCGTCCTGCCCTTCGAACCGCCCGCCATCCGCGGCGTGGGCAGCGTGGGCGGCTTCGAGTTCGTGCTGGAGGACCAGCAGGGGGGCCGCTCACTGGAGCAACTGGCGCAGACGACGGACATGCTGGTGGCCCGGGCCGGCCAGGACCCCGGCCTGCGCGGCGTCTTCTCCTCCTACACGGCGAACACGCCCCTGCTGGACGTGCAGGTGAACCGGGAGAAGGCGCTGGCGATGGGCGTCCCGCTGGACGGCGTCTTCTCCACGCTGCAAGTCTATCTGGGCAGCCAGTATGTGAATGACTTCACCTTCGCCAGTCGCGTGTACCGCGTGTACGTGCAGGCCGCCGTCCCCTTCCGCAACGAGCCGCGCGACATCGACGCGCTCTACGTTCGCTCCACGCGCGGGGAGATGGTGCCGCTGGAGGCCCTGGTGCAGGTGCGCCCCATCACCAGCGCGCAGAACATCCAGCACTACAACCTGTACCGCTCGGCCACCATCAACGGGCAGGCCGCGCCGGGCTCCAGCTCCGGTCAGGCGCTGGACGCGATGGAGGCCGTGGCGCGCAAGTCCCTGCCCGTGGGCTACACCTTCGAATGGACGGGCCTGTCCCAGGAGCAGAAGGAAGCGGGCAGCAGCGTGCTGCTCATCTTCGGGCTGGGCATCGTCTTCGTGTTCCTGGTGCTGTCCGCGCAGTACGAGAGCTTCGCCCTGCCCTTCGTCATCCTCCTGGGCGTGCCGGTGGCCATGCTGGGCGCGCTGGGGCTCCAGAACCTGCGCGGACTCCAGAACGACGTGTTCTGCCAGGTGGGGCTCGTCATGTTGGTGGGGCTGGCCAGCAAGAACGCCATCCTCATCGTCGAGTTCGCCGAGCAGCTCCGCCATGAAGGCCGCAGCGTGGGGGACGCCGCCATCCACTCCGCGCAGACGCGCCTGCGCCCCATCCTGATGACGTCCTTCGCCTTCCTCATGGGCGTGGTGCCGCTGATGCTGGCATCAGGCGCGGGGGCCTCCGCGCGCAAGTCGCTGGGCACCACCGTGTTCGGCGGAATGCTGCTCTCCACCTTCGTGAACCTCATCTTCATTCCCGTGCTGTACGTGGTGCTGGAAGGCGTGAGGTCCCGGTTCCGGCGGCACAAGGGCTCACCTCCCGTCAACCCACCCACGCCGCAATCCGCATGA
- a CDS encoding efflux RND transporter periplasmic adaptor subunit, with translation MRLVTTWSLGLAVLLHMGCHSQKDAGPQGGQQAANQAMTVEVERLEPGEVREANEYLGALISRSSITVYPQVAGYVKSIPLKPGTRVQQDEVLLVVDPRRESAGLRATQAQRAAALAQREYAQQTRKRSEQLLKEGLQSRQDYDQAVAQALQAEASARAIEAQVQAQEVQLGFYDVSAPFAGTVGDYPVKVGDFVTQQTALTTLDQSNTLEVSVQIPVERAQTVKVGGTPVEVLDADGRLLVSAPVFFVAPIPNTNTQLVEIRGAFENTQGLRAGQFVRARVVYATREALRVPTAAVTRISSQTFVFVVRDADGGTVAQRSPVSVGIVSGNDYEVTGGLDAGTPVVLSSIQLLRDGQPIHPKAHVRDGPPGVGGSGPGQDGGTPAPAQDTGSHDAGSGAAPGQ, from the coding sequence ATGCGATTGGTGACGACGTGGAGCCTGGGGCTCGCCGTACTGCTCCACATGGGGTGCCACTCCCAGAAGGACGCGGGTCCCCAGGGTGGCCAGCAGGCCGCGAACCAGGCCATGACCGTCGAGGTGGAGCGGCTGGAGCCCGGCGAGGTGCGCGAGGCCAACGAGTACCTGGGCGCGCTCATCTCCCGCAGCAGCATCACCGTCTACCCCCAGGTCGCGGGCTACGTGAAGTCGATTCCCCTCAAGCCGGGCACGCGCGTGCAACAAGACGAGGTGCTGCTCGTGGTGGACCCCCGCCGCGAGAGCGCGGGACTGCGCGCCACCCAGGCACAGCGGGCCGCGGCCCTGGCCCAGCGCGAATACGCCCAGCAGACGCGAAAGCGCAGCGAGCAACTGTTGAAGGAAGGGCTCCAGAGCCGGCAGGACTACGACCAGGCCGTGGCGCAGGCGCTGCAAGCCGAGGCCAGCGCGCGCGCCATCGAGGCGCAGGTGCAGGCCCAGGAGGTCCAGCTCGGCTTCTACGACGTGAGCGCGCCCTTCGCGGGCACCGTGGGCGACTACCCGGTGAAAGTGGGCGACTTCGTCACGCAGCAGACGGCCCTGACCACGCTGGACCAGAGCAACACGCTGGAAGTGTCCGTGCAGATTCCCGTGGAGCGGGCCCAGACGGTCAAGGTGGGTGGCACGCCGGTGGAGGTCCTGGATGCGGACGGACGCCTCCTGGTGTCCGCGCCCGTGTTCTTCGTGGCGCCCATTCCCAACACCAACACGCAGCTCGTGGAGATACGCGGCGCCTTCGAGAACACCCAGGGCCTGCGCGCCGGGCAGTTCGTGCGAGCCCGCGTCGTCTACGCCACCCGGGAAGCCCTGCGCGTCCCCACCGCCGCGGTGACGCGCATCAGCAGTCAGACGTTCGTCTTCGTGGTCCGGGACGCGGACGGCGGCACGGTGGCGCAGCGGTCGCCGGTGAGCGTGGGCATCGTCTCCGGCAACGACTACGAGGTGACGGGCGGCCTGGACGCGGGAACGCCGGTGGTGCTCAGCAGCATCCAGCTCTTGCGCGACGGCCAACCCATCCACCCCAAAGCGCATGTCCGCGACGGGCCTCCCGGCGTCGGCGGCAGCGGCCCTGGTCAGGATGGAGGGACCCCGGCGCCAGCACAGGACACCGGAAGCCATGACGCGGGCAGCGGCGCCGCGCCGGGACAGTGA
- a CDS encoding TolC family protein: MNALLLAALLSTSSVLLAQAGASSDAGTGQPASSAPALSPDTPEPPQFPVSDPLLEPIPPASLQVATWDEALRLLRQRSTTLYSALAQVEAAAGAQRVALATLLPTVTGTVSVQYNVLNPDATPLFGGGGGVGGGVGGGIGGGIGGDVGGGASPRLTRPPFLGLLNASMPLFNLSSIVALGTAREARRNATLTLAETRRQLTSALAQALVLVSAQERLAEVNRVNLRTALERLALTERRFELGAGTRLDVVRVQQDTETARNLVVLGDESLRKARETLGLVLGIPQSVGLARGARLEALLQNARRDCQPLESLERRADIEVARSRRTLAERRVSEVKASYAPTLALTSTTLALTVEEDFVTVPVWNIGASLVLPFWDGGAREGLLRQTRAGVELAKQGLLELERAATVEVVQARRAVDVADAAARIAGRGRTLAEENDRLTRRSFEVGTGTSLELIQTAADLRQAELVLVVREFELEQARVAAFLAEAACDW, translated from the coding sequence ATGAACGCCCTGCTGCTCGCAGCCCTGCTCTCAACTTCCAGCGTCCTGCTGGCCCAGGCGGGCGCCAGCAGCGATGCGGGCACGGGGCAACCCGCATCGAGCGCACCCGCCCTCTCCCCGGACACGCCCGAGCCGCCACAGTTTCCCGTCTCGGATCCACTGTTGGAGCCCATTCCCCCCGCCAGCCTGCAAGTGGCGACCTGGGACGAGGCGCTGCGGCTGCTGCGTCAGCGCTCCACGACCCTGTACAGCGCGCTCGCCCAGGTGGAGGCCGCGGCGGGCGCACAGCGCGTGGCCCTGGCCACGCTGCTCCCCACCGTCACCGGCACGGTCTCCGTCCAGTACAACGTGCTCAACCCCGATGCGACGCCGCTCTTCGGAGGAGGCGGTGGCGTGGGAGGCGGCGTGGGCGGAGGCATTGGCGGCGGCATCGGAGGCGACGTCGGTGGGGGCGCGTCCCCGCGGCTCACCCGGCCGCCCTTCCTCGGGCTCCTCAATGCCTCCATGCCCTTGTTCAACCTGTCGTCCATCGTCGCGCTGGGCACCGCGCGCGAGGCCCGCCGCAACGCCACCCTGACGCTGGCGGAGACCCGCAGGCAGCTCACCAGCGCCCTGGCCCAGGCGCTGGTGCTCGTCTCCGCGCAGGAGCGGCTGGCCGAGGTCAACCGCGTCAACCTCCGCACCGCGCTGGAGCGGCTGGCCCTCACCGAGCGCCGCTTCGAGCTGGGCGCCGGCACGCGGCTGGACGTGGTGCGCGTGCAACAGGACACCGAGACGGCGCGCAACCTCGTCGTCCTGGGGGATGAGTCGCTCCGAAAGGCACGGGAGACGCTCGGGCTGGTGCTGGGCATTCCCCAAAGCGTGGGCCTGGCGCGCGGGGCCCGGCTGGAAGCGCTGCTCCAGAACGCGCGGCGGGACTGCCAGCCCTTGGAATCACTCGAGCGGCGCGCCGACATCGAAGTGGCCCGCTCGCGGCGCACCCTGGCCGAACGGCGGGTGTCGGAGGTGAAGGCGAGCTACGCACCGACGCTCGCGCTCACCAGCACCACGCTGGCCCTCACCGTGGAAGAGGACTTCGTGACGGTGCCCGTCTGGAACATCGGCGCCAGCCTGGTGCTGCCCTTCTGGGACGGCGGCGCGCGCGAGGGCCTGCTCCGGCAGACACGCGCGGGCGTGGAGCTGGCGAAGCAGGGCCTGTTGGAGCTGGAGCGCGCGGCCACGGTGGAGGTGGTGCAGGCCCGGCGCGCCGTGGACGTCGCGGACGCCGCCGCGCGCATCGCGGGGCGGGGACGCACGCTGGCCGAGGAGAACGACCGGCTCACCCGGCGCAGCTTCGAGGTGGGCACCGGCACCAGCCTGGAGCTCATCCAGACGGCGGCGGACCTGCGGCAGGCGGAGCTGGTCCTCGTGGTGCGCGAGTTCGAGTTGGAGCAGGCACGGGTCGCGGCATTTCTGGCGGAGGCCGCATGCGATTGGTGA
- a CDS encoding AAA family ATPase — translation MLKLQWLQVHQFRTVKPGTRLLFSPSLNVLLGDNGTGKSTLLDLAAAVVSSDFTPLRHEALDLEYALAADSGRITVRVCNVPSPGEGTGGLSMDITVAPRDMAWPIVIHREGQQVRVSREGDTSDVVHERIAPEVGGRLWLVLMSGGIAWVEKTGEGTAAVEPLLAMAREVSALSDLRRFDEGLAHFDQLWQAELRLSRRAEGVLATGTGVASEDLLDGLRKVAAAQWGSPRYVLPSPSVPFLHDAARLLGFTSAEALLSPLETQPQGKYETLTLGHLDLCFVTASGQRLSARQLGYGQKRLVAFLHYLAHARAVVIADEVAHAFHPRQVRALLDQFGGRQALLTSQSPELLDSLTFDSPEEVRSTFVRCRREDDTGRLVWENLSPDAAGDVFAAWRAEPRHVGELLQSKGLW, via the coding sequence ATGCTCAAGCTCCAGTGGCTCCAGGTCCACCAGTTCCGCACCGTGAAGCCCGGGACGCGGCTGTTGTTCAGCCCGTCCCTCAACGTGCTGCTCGGGGACAACGGCACTGGGAAGTCCACGCTGCTGGACCTCGCCGCCGCTGTCGTCAGCTCGGACTTCACGCCGCTGCGGCACGAAGCCCTCGACCTCGAATACGCGCTGGCCGCCGACTCCGGTCGCATCACCGTGCGGGTGTGCAACGTCCCCTCGCCTGGAGAGGGGACAGGCGGCCTGTCCATGGACATCACCGTGGCGCCCCGCGACATGGCCTGGCCCATCGTCATCCACCGCGAGGGCCAGCAGGTCCGCGTCTCCCGCGAAGGAGACACCTCCGACGTGGTGCATGAGCGCATCGCCCCCGAGGTCGGCGGCCGTCTGTGGCTCGTCCTCATGTCCGGCGGCATCGCCTGGGTGGAGAAGACGGGAGAAGGCACCGCCGCCGTCGAGCCGCTCCTCGCCATGGCGCGAGAGGTCTCCGCGCTGTCGGACCTCCGCCGCTTCGACGAGGGGCTCGCCCACTTCGATCAGCTCTGGCAGGCCGAACTGCGGCTCTCCCGCCGCGCGGAGGGCGTGCTCGCCACGGGCACGGGCGTGGCCTCGGAGGACCTGCTGGACGGGCTGCGCAAGGTCGCCGCCGCGCAGTGGGGCTCCCCTCGCTACGTGCTGCCTTCCCCGAGCGTCCCCTTCCTCCATGACGCGGCCCGTCTGCTCGGCTTCACTTCCGCCGAGGCGCTCCTGTCGCCGCTGGAGACGCAGCCCCAGGGCAAATACGAGACGCTGACGCTGGGCCACCTGGACCTGTGCTTCGTCACCGCCTCCGGGCAGCGGCTCTCCGCGCGACAGCTCGGCTATGGCCAGAAGCGCCTGGTGGCCTTCCTCCACTACCTGGCCCACGCCCGCGCCGTCGTCATCGCGGACGAGGTGGCCCACGCGTTCCACCCGCGGCAGGTGCGCGCCCTCCTCGACCAGTTCGGCGGCCGGCAGGCCCTGCTCACCAGCCAGAGCCCGGAGCTGCTCGACAGCCTCACCTTCGACTCGCCGGAGGAGGTGCGCTCCACCTTCGTGCGCTGCCGCCGCGAGGACGACACCGGGCGCCTCGTCTGGGAGAACCTGTCTCCCGACGCCGCTGGAGACGTCTTCGCGGCGTGGCGCGCCGAGCCTCGGCACGTGGGCGAGCTGCTCCAGTCGAAGGGCCTCTGGTAG
- a CDS encoding alpha/beta fold hydrolase, whose product MPMLPVNGTELYYEDSGGTGVPIVFSHGLLWSSRLFDPQVEALSGRYRCIAYDHRGQGQSAVPPVRVIDMETVYLDAVALIEQLGVGPCHFVGLSMGGFVGMRIAARRPDLLRSLVLMETSADPEPLLNVPRYTLLNLTARLAGLRPVADPVMRIMFGRGFLNDPNRGEERARWRERLLGNRRDIWRAVNGVIERRGVANEVPHIRVPTLIVVGSEDTATVPAKAERLNRLIPGSRLVKLPRGGHSSTVEEPSLVNATLGTFLDAQTEPKASQAG is encoded by the coding sequence ATGCCGATGCTGCCGGTCAACGGAACGGAGCTGTACTACGAGGACTCGGGGGGCACGGGCGTGCCCATCGTCTTCAGTCACGGCCTGCTGTGGAGCAGCCGCCTCTTCGACCCGCAGGTGGAGGCGTTGAGCGGGCGCTACCGCTGCATCGCCTATGACCACCGGGGACAGGGCCAGAGCGCCGTGCCGCCGGTGCGCGTCATCGACATGGAGACGGTGTACCTGGACGCGGTGGCCCTCATCGAGCAGCTCGGCGTGGGGCCTTGCCACTTCGTGGGGCTGTCCATGGGCGGCTTCGTGGGCATGCGCATCGCCGCGCGGCGACCGGACCTGCTGCGCTCCCTGGTGCTGATGGAGACGTCCGCGGACCCCGAGCCCCTTCTCAACGTGCCGCGCTATACGCTGCTCAACCTCACCGCCCGGCTGGCGGGGCTGCGCCCGGTGGCAGACCCGGTGATGCGCATCATGTTCGGCCGTGGATTCCTGAACGACCCCAATCGCGGTGAGGAGCGTGCCCGCTGGCGCGAGCGCCTGCTGGGGAACCGCCGCGACATCTGGCGCGCCGTCAACGGCGTCATCGAGCGCCGTGGCGTGGCCAACGAGGTGCCCCACATCCGCGTGCCCACCCTCATCGTCGTGGGCTCCGAGGACACCGCCACCGTCCCCGCCAAGGCCGAACGGCTCAACCGCCTCATCCCGGGCTCGCGGCTCGTGAAGCTGCCGCGCGGCGGGCACTCGTCCACGGTGGAGGAGCCCTCGCTCGTGAATGCCACCTTGGGAACGTTCCTGGATGCGCAGACGGAGCCCAAGGCATCCCAGGCGGGGTGA
- a CDS encoding sterol desaturase family protein, translating into MPLAAIGGMVLSFVVLAILFWPLERAWAARPEQPLLRPGLRTDLAYFVAQYLVLAPLSLFVLSGVKTLCHTEALMGFQAAVASQPWWLQALEAVVLCDLLVYGFHRLSHQVDFLWRFHAVHHSAEHLDWLAAHREHPVDGLLTQMVVNLPALMMGFPLPTLAMLIVFRGMWAIFIHANVRLPLGPLGFLFGAPELHHWHHARERHTRHNFGNLAPWTDWLFGTYHRPTGPELYPLGLVEPFPRRFLAQLVSPVARTTDSSGTSRWPRLRSRRRGSAPPASSPRATS; encoded by the coding sequence ATGCCCCTGGCTGCCATTGGCGGCATGGTGTTGTCCTTCGTCGTGCTGGCCATCCTCTTCTGGCCGCTGGAGCGGGCGTGGGCCGCGCGTCCTGAACAGCCGCTGCTGCGCCCCGGCCTCCGCACGGACCTGGCCTACTTCGTCGCGCAGTACCTCGTCCTCGCGCCGCTGTCGCTGTTCGTCCTGAGCGGCGTGAAGACGCTCTGCCACACCGAAGCGCTCATGGGCTTCCAGGCCGCGGTGGCGAGCCAGCCCTGGTGGCTGCAGGCGCTGGAAGCGGTGGTGCTGTGCGACCTGCTCGTCTACGGCTTCCACCGGCTGTCGCACCAGGTGGACTTCCTCTGGCGCTTCCACGCCGTCCACCACTCCGCCGAGCACCTCGACTGGCTCGCCGCGCACCGCGAGCACCCCGTCGATGGACTGCTCACGCAGATGGTCGTGAACCTCCCCGCGCTGATGATGGGCTTCCCGCTCCCCACGCTGGCGATGCTCATCGTCTTCCGGGGCATGTGGGCCATCTTCATCCACGCCAACGTGCGGCTGCCGCTGGGCCCGCTGGGCTTCCTCTTCGGCGCGCCCGAGCTGCACCATTGGCATCACGCGCGCGAGCGGCACACGCGGCACAACTTCGGCAACCTCGCGCCGTGGACGGACTGGCTCTTCGGCACCTACCACCGACCCACCGGACCCGAGCTGTATCCGCTCGGGCTCGTGGAGCCGTTTCCCCGGCGCTTCCTCGCGCAGCTCGTCTCGCCGGTGGCGCGGACTACTGACAGCAGTGGAACGTCACGCTGGCCTCGGCTTCGAAGCCGTCGTCGCGGTTCGGCCCCACCGGCCAGCAGTCCTCGAGCGACGTCCTGA
- a CDS encoding N-acetylmuramoyl-L-alanine amidase yields MVSRLNGSSRSRSVRPPSEVESRRLPKPEARVAPPPRDTFEPARAVRTNGPDAPNDTSRVRPTKPEVVSRPTDNFNARPPGQDIDTIVLHHTADGDDKSSLETLTGQSDNLLGQAYLWAKEQIKGEVSAHYTIGKDGTIYQHVDDEMRAWHAGVGSLRGDGADVNDRSIGIEIVNEGDGQDAYTEAQYRALEQLVPYLASEHGVPLENVVGHKETNPNKVDPSPNFDFDRILDATRRVL; encoded by the coding sequence ATGGTTTCCCGGCTCAATGGCTCCTCTCGGAGCCGCTCCGTCCGTCCGCCCTCCGAGGTCGAGTCCCGGCGTCTTCCGAAACCCGAGGCCCGCGTGGCCCCTCCGCCGCGGGACACCTTCGAGCCCGCGCGGGCCGTGAGGACGAACGGGCCGGACGCGCCGAATGACACGAGCCGGGTCCGGCCGACGAAGCCCGAGGTCGTGTCCCGCCCGACGGACAATTTCAATGCGCGCCCGCCGGGTCAGGACATCGACACCATCGTCCTGCACCACACCGCGGACGGAGACGACAAGAGCAGCCTGGAGACGCTGACGGGCCAGTCGGACAACCTCCTGGGACAGGCCTACCTGTGGGCCAAGGAGCAGATCAAGGGCGAGGTCAGCGCGCACTACACCATCGGCAAGGATGGGACCATCTACCAGCACGTGGATGATGAGATGCGCGCGTGGCACGCCGGTGTGGGCTCGCTGCGAGGCGATGGCGCGGATGTGAATGACCGCTCCATCGGCATCGAAATCGTCAACGAGGGTGACGGCCAGGACGCCTACACGGAGGCGCAGTACCGCGCGCTCGAACAGCTCGTGCCGTACCTCGCGAGCGAGCACGGCGTCCCCTTGGAGAACGTGGTGGGCCACAAGGAGACGAACCCGAACAAGGTGGACCCGTCTCCGAACTTCGACTTCGACCGCATCCTGGACGCCACCCGGCGGGTGCTGTAG